The nucleotide sequence CGAGCTGCTTGCCGCCCTCGCCCTCGTCCTTGACGATCGTGCCGGCGGTGCGCGCCGGACGCTCGGTGGCCGAGTCGACCGCGGTCCACGAGCCCTCCAGGCCGACCTCGTCGGCCTCGATGTCGAGGTCGGAGAGGTCCAGGGACTCCACCGGCTTCTTCTTGGCGGCCATGATGCCCTTGAAGGAGGGGTAGCGCGCCTCGCCCGACTGGTCGGTGACGGACACGACCGCCGGCAGGGAGGCCTCCAGCTGCTCGGAGGCGGTGTCGCCGTCACGGCGGCCCTTCACGACGCCGTCCTCGATGGAGACCTCGGAGAGCAGCGTGACCTGCGGGACGCCCAGCCGCTCGGCGAGGATCGCCGGGAGGACACCCATGGTGCCGTCGGTGGAGGCCATGCCGGCGATGACGACGTCGTAGCCGGTCTTCTCGATCGCCTTGGCGAGCACCAGCGAGGTGCCCATGACGTCGGTGCCGTGCAGGTCGTCGTCCTCGACGTGGACCGCCTTGTCGGCGCCCATGGACAGCGCCTTGCGCAGCGCGTCCTTGGCGTCCTCGGGGCCGACCGTCAGCACGGTGACCTCGGCGTCGTCCGCCTCTTCGGCGATCTGCAGCGCCTGCTCTACCGCGTACTCGTCGAGCTCCGACAGCAGGCCGTCGACGTCGTCGCGGTCGACGGTCAGGTCATCGGCGAAGTGCCGGTCGCCGGTGGCGTCGGGCACGTACTTCACACAGACAACGATCCTCAAGCTCACGCCGGCTCTCCTACTGCATCGTCATAACTGGGCTGCCTTGTTGCTCGCAGCATAGGCGCCTGAAGGGCGGGTTTCCGGTCGGGGCGCCGGACGCCCCGACCAGAATATTACTCGCCAGTACACCCAGTCCGTTACCAGTAAGCAAGCGCTCAGACGTGTGACCTTGACAACGCCCAGGTTAGGGAACCCTCAGTCACGCAGCGCGTTGAAGCGGCCGTGGTGGTAGAGCAGCGGCCTGCCCACCCCGTCGGGGTCTCCCGCGACGGCCTGGGCGATCACGATCCGGTGGTCCCCCGCGGGCACCCGGGCCACCACGCGGCAGACCAGCCAGGCCAGTACGCCGTCGAGGACGGGCACGCCCTCGGGCCCCACGCTCCACCGGGTCCCCTCGCCGAAGCGGTCGGCGCCGCTGCGCGCGAAGGTGGCCGCGAGGTCCTGCTGGTGCTCGCCGAGTATGTGCACGCCGATGTGCTCGGCCTCGGCGAGCACGGGCCAGCTGGAGGAGGTCGTCCCCACCCCGAAGGAGATCAGCGGCGGGTCGGCGGCGACGGAGTTGAGCGAGGTCGCGGTGAAGCCGACGGGGCGCTCGCCGTGGGCGGTGACGACGGCGACGCCGGCCGCGTGCCGGCGGAAGACGGAGCGGAGCAGGTCGGGAGAGGCCTGCCGGGGTGCGCCGATGGTGGGAACGGTGTCGAGTCGGAGGTCGGGCGAGACCGTCATGGAGTTGTCCTTCTGCGAGGGCGGCATGGCTGGGGTCCGGGGGTCGTCAGACGCCCGGACAGCGCGCGCTCGCGTTGCGGGCCAGGTCCACGTGGGTCCGGCCGTAGAGAAGGAGTTCTGGGGGCACTCCGTCAGGGTGACGATCGTTGCCGCGTGCAGTCAAGTGCGTACCGTGATGTGGGAGGAGTGTCACGGCGTCAGACCGCCCGCCCCAGGGCGGCGATGACATCGGCCTTGCGGGGCTGTCCGGCGGCGCGGCGGACGACACGGCCCGTCCGGTCGAGGACGAGGACGGTGGGGGTACGGGCGATGCCGAGCGCGCGTACGAGATCGAGTCGCTCCTCGGCGTCGATCTCCACGTGCCCCACCCCCGGCACCATCGCGGCCACCTCGGCGAGGGTGCGGCGGGTGGCGCGGCAGGGCTGGCAGAACGCGGTGGAGAACTGGACGAGGGTGGCCCGCTCCCCCAGCTCGGCGCCGAGCGCCTCGGATCCCAGGACCTCACTCACCCGTGTCTCCCCTTCCCCGGGCTTCCCCGGACCTTCGCCGGATCCGCGCCGGATCTCCCGCGTTCCTCGCGGCCCCGCCTCGGGCCGTCCCACCTGGTGCAGCGTCGCACGTCGGCGTTCGATTCCCGCCACGGCCACCGCGAGTGACGAGAATCTCCCTGTACGAAGCCGCCTGGACTGGTCACGGCGGCCCACATGGGGCACGATCTGCCCAAAGCCGAAAACCTACGGCCGCGTAACTTCCGCCCGGAGAACCCTCCGCAGGCACAGAAGAAGGGGTTCCTCTCAGATGGCAGAACTCGTGTATCGACCGGTCATCGGCGCCGCGAAGGGCATGTTCAAGGCGCTCGACCTGAAGATCGACACGCAGGGTTCGGAGCACATCCCGCGCACGGGCGGCGCGGTGCTGGTCAGCAACCACATCAGCTATCTGGACTTCATCTTCACGGGCCTTGCCGCGCTGCCGCAGAAGCGCCTGGTGCGCTTCATGGCGAAGGACTCGGTCTTCCGGCACAAGATCTCGGGACCGCTCATGCGCGGCATGAAGCACATCCCGGTGGACCGTGCGGCGGGCGAGCACGCCTACAAGCACGCGCTGGAATCGCTGCGGGCCGGCGAGATCATCGGCGTCTTCCCCGAGGCGACCATCTCGCAGTCCTTCACCCTCAAGGGCTTCAAGACGGGCGCGGCGCGGCTCGCCCAGGAGGCCGGGGTGCCGCTGATCCCGATGGCGCTCTGGGGCACGCAGCGGATCTGGACCAAGGGCCGGCCGCGGAACTTCAAGCGGAGCCACATCCCGGTCACGATCCGCGTCGGCGAGCCCGTCGAGGCTCCGGCCGACCAGTACGCGGGCGCGATCACGCGGCGGCTGCGCGAGCGCGTCCAGGAGCTCCTGGAGGCGGCGCAGCGCGCCTACCCGGTCCGCACCAAGGACGCGAGCGACACCTGGTGGATTCCGGCCCACCTCGGCGGCACGGCTCCGACGCCGGCCCAGGTCAAGGACGCGGGCTGACGCGGGAGCGCGGGCTGCCGGAGCGGCGCTGAATCGTCACTCCGGATCGCGGACGGTGATCCGGGCCCCCGGGCTGAGCTTCGCCAGCGACTCGGCCAGCTCCGCGCCGGCCGCACGGAGCTCGTCCCCGGTCATCGGGTCGAGCGCCTCCAGCAGGAAGAACGCGTCGACGGTGGCGTCGTCGATGCGCGTACGGGGGCCCTGGCGCCAGTTCCAGCGGCGGCAGGTCACGCCCTCCTCGTCGCACCAGACGATCTCCCCGGGTTCGGGGTGCTCGACGTTCTCCACGCCGCCCGCCACGGTGACGAAGGGCTCGTCGCCGGTGGCCCTGATCAGGCGCATGGCGCCCTGGATCCGGCCCAGGTCCTCGCCGCCGACCGGGATGAGGTGCGCGACGCTGACCGCGTTGTAGGCGTCGACGAGCCGGTTGATCCGGGGCAGGCCGCCGTCCGCGAGCGCGCGCCTGGCGAGCGCCTCGGCCGAGTTGCGGGTACGGGAGGGCTTGGCGCCGAACGCGGTGTACGCGGCGCGCCAGGCGGCGATGTGCGGGTCCTGGTCGGGGCTCCGGCCGTCGAGGCGCTCGGCGAGCCGCCGTGCGGCCTCGTCGAGGAGGGCCGAACTGGCTTCGTCGCTGGGTCCGTTGATCAGTCCTCGGGCCTCGACGACCAGAGCGGTGAAGCCGGGGACGAGGGTGCGCACCTCGTCGGAGACGGTGAGCGTGAGAGTCATGGTCCGCCGTTCGCTGATGTTCGGGTCGCTCTGTCGAAGTCCAGCATAGAGCACTCGATAGTGCACTCTAATGAACTCGAATCCACATCGCGGACGGCGTACGCGAACGGCCGGACGGGGAGTCGGTGACTCTCCGTCCGGCCGTGTGTCGTCGTGCGATCGCTACTGGCGGGCCAGCTCTTCCTTCAGGGCCTGAAGGAAGGCGTCCACGTCGTCCTCCGTGGTGTCGAAGGCGCACATCCAGCGGACGTCGCCCGCCTTCTCGTCCCAGAAGTAGAAGCGGAAGCGCTCCTGGAGCCGCCGGGTCACGTCGTGCGGCAGCCGGGCGAAGACGGCGTTGGCCTGCACCGGGTAGAGGATCTCGACCCCGTCGAGCTCGCGCACCCCGGCCGCGAGGCGCTGGGCCATCGCGTTGGAGTGGCGGGCGTTGCGCAGCCAGAGGTCCTTCGCGAGGAGGGCCTCCAGCTGCACCGACACGAAGCGCATCTTCGACGCGAGCTGCATGGACAGCTTGCGCAGGTGCTTCATGTGGCTGACCGCGTCCGGGTTGAGGACGACGACGGCCTCGCCGAAGAGCATGCCGTTCTTCGTGCCGCCGTACGAGATGACGTCGACGCCCACCGCGTTGGTGAACGCGCGCATCGGCACGTCCAGGGAGGCGGCGGCGTTGGCTATCCGGGCGCCGTCGAGGTGCACCTTCATGCCCTTGGCGTGGGAGTGCTCGACGATCGCACGGATCTCGTCCACCGTGTAGACGGTGCCCAGCTCGGTGTTCTGGGTGATCGAGACGACCTGCGGCATCGCCCGGTGCTCGTCCTCCCAGCCCCAGGCCTGCCGGTCGATCAGCTCGGGGGTGAGCTTGCCGTCCGGGGTGGGCACGGTGAGCAGCTTGAGGCCGCCCATCCGCTCCGGCGCCCCGCCCTCGTCCACGTTGATGTGCGCGGACTCGGCGCAGATCACGGCGCCCCAGCGGTCGGTGAGCGCCTGGAGCGCGGTCACGTTCGCGCCGGTCCCGTTGAAGACCGGGAAGGCCTCGGCGGTGGGGCCGAAGTGGCCGTGCATGATCCGCTGGAGGTGCTCGGTGTACTGGTCCTCGCCGTAGGCGACCTGGTGGCCGTCGTTGGCGAGGGCTAGGGCCGCGAGGACCTCGGGGTGGGCGCCGGCGTAGTTGTCGCTGGCGAAGCCCCGGACCGACGGGTCGTGGTGCCGACGTGCGTCGGTCCTGGGGCCGAGTGCCGCGGTCACGGCTTGGGGGTCAGCCACAGACGCTGTCCATTCACTTCCTGGGCGGGCCTGCTCCACAGACCGGCGATCTCGTCGGCCAGGACGGTGACGTCGGTGAAGCCCGCGAACTTCGCGTTGGGGCGTTCGGCGCGCATGGCGTCGTGCACCAATGCCTTGATCACCAGGATCGCAGCCGCCGCCTGCGGGCCGTCGTCGCCCCCCAGCTTGCGGAACGAGTCGGCCATGGCGAGGGTCCAGGCCTCGGCGGCGGCCTTGCCCGCGTTGTAGGCGGCGTTGTTGGCGAGCGGCTTGTGCGCGCCGACCTGGCTGACCAGGGCGTAGCGGCCGCGGCCTGCGCTGCGCAGCAGTCCGTCGTGGAAGGCGAGCGAGGTGTGCT is from Streptomyces venezuelae ATCC 10712 and encodes:
- a CDS encoding threonine aldolase family protein, with the translated sequence MTAALGPRTDARRHHDPSVRGFASDNYAGAHPEVLAALALANDGHQVAYGEDQYTEHLQRIMHGHFGPTAEAFPVFNGTGANVTALQALTDRWGAVICAESAHINVDEGGAPERMGGLKLLTVPTPDGKLTPELIDRQAWGWEDEHRAMPQVVSITQNTELGTVYTVDEIRAIVEHSHAKGMKVHLDGARIANAAASLDVPMRAFTNAVGVDVISYGGTKNGMLFGEAVVVLNPDAVSHMKHLRKLSMQLASKMRFVSVQLEALLAKDLWLRNARHSNAMAQRLAAGVRELDGVEILYPVQANAVFARLPHDVTRRLQERFRFYFWDEKAGDVRWMCAFDTTEDDVDAFLQALKEELARQ
- a CDS encoding TlpA family protein disulfide reductase, coding for MSEVLGSEALGAELGERATLVQFSTAFCQPCRATRRTLAEVAAMVPGVGHVEIDAEERLDLVRALGIARTPTVLVLDRTGRVVRRAAGQPRKADVIAALGRAV
- a CDS encoding electron transfer flavoprotein subunit beta/FixA family protein, producing MSLRIVVCVKYVPDATGDRHFADDLTVDRDDVDGLLSELDEYAVEQALQIAEEADDAEVTVLTVGPEDAKDALRKALSMGADKAVHVEDDDLHGTDVMGTSLVLAKAIEKTGYDVVIAGMASTDGTMGVLPAILAERLGVPQVTLLSEVSIEDGVVKGRRDGDTASEQLEASLPAVVSVTDQSGEARYPSFKGIMAAKKKPVESLDLSDLDIEADEVGLEGSWTAVDSATERPARTAGTIVKDEGEGGKQLAEFLASQKFI
- a CDS encoding flavin reductase family protein gives rise to the protein MTVSPDLRLDTVPTIGAPRQASPDLLRSVFRRHAAGVAVVTAHGERPVGFTATSLNSVAADPPLISFGVGTTSSSWPVLAEAEHIGVHILGEHQQDLAATFARSGADRFGEGTRWSVGPEGVPVLDGVLAWLVCRVVARVPAGDHRIVIAQAVAGDPDGVGRPLLYHHGRFNALRD
- a CDS encoding SDR family NAD(P)-dependent oxidoreductase, with translation MNANGNGGPLDGAVIAVAGAAGPAGRATLMRLAEAGATVVASDADPARLVEAVDAARYAHGGARVVGDTVDLLDLDATRDWAAKTEKEFGRIDGLVHLVGGWRGAGSFTETDLGDWDFLEKLLIRTVQHTSLAFHDGLLRSAGRGRYALVSQVGAHKPLANNAAYNAGKAAAEAWTLAMADSFRKLGGDDGPQAAAAILVIKALVHDAMRAERPNAKFAGFTDVTVLADEIAGLWSRPAQEVNGQRLWLTPKP
- a CDS encoding B3/B4 domain-containing protein codes for the protein MTLTLTVSDEVRTLVPGFTALVVEARGLINGPSDEASSALLDEAARRLAERLDGRSPDQDPHIAAWRAAYTAFGAKPSRTRNSAEALARRALADGGLPRINRLVDAYNAVSVAHLIPVGGEDLGRIQGAMRLIRATGDEPFVTVAGGVENVEHPEPGEIVWCDEEGVTCRRWNWRQGPRTRIDDATVDAFFLLEALDPMTGDELRAAGAELAESLAKLSPGARITVRDPE
- a CDS encoding lysophospholipid acyltransferase family protein, which gives rise to MAELVYRPVIGAAKGMFKALDLKIDTQGSEHIPRTGGAVLVSNHISYLDFIFTGLAALPQKRLVRFMAKDSVFRHKISGPLMRGMKHIPVDRAAGEHAYKHALESLRAGEIIGVFPEATISQSFTLKGFKTGAARLAQEAGVPLIPMALWGTQRIWTKGRPRNFKRSHIPVTIRVGEPVEAPADQYAGAITRRLRERVQELLEAAQRAYPVRTKDASDTWWIPAHLGGTAPTPAQVKDAG